Proteins from a single region of Ogataea parapolymorpha DL-1 chromosome IV, whole genome shotgun sequence:
- a CDS encoding Histone H2A.Z, with the protein MSGKVHGGKGKSGAKEGSLKLQSHSARAGLQFPVGRIKRYLKKQAQSKIRVGSKSAIYLAAVLEYLTAEVLELAGNAAKDLKVKRITPRHLQLAIRGDEELDTLIKATIAYGGVLPHINKALLLKVEKSKGRGE; encoded by the coding sequence ATGTCAGGAAAAGTTCACGGAGGAAAAGGAAAGTCGGGAGCCAAAGAGGGGTCCCTTAAATTGCAGAGCCACTCTGCGAGGGCTGGCTTGCAATTCCCTGTTGGAAGAATCAAGAGATACCTCAAGAAGCAGGCCCAGTCCAAAATCAGAGTGGGATCGAAGTCGGCCATTTATCTTGCCGCTGTGCTAGAATACCTGACTGCCGAAGTGCTTGAGCTGGCAGGAAACGCTGCCAAGGACCTCAAGGTGAAAAGAATCACACCAAGACATCTGCAGTTGGCCATCAGAGGTGACGAGGAACTCGATACCCTGATCAAGGCCACCATTGCCTATGGTGGTGTGCTGCCCCACATCAACAAGGCGCTGTTGCTCAAGGTCGAGAAAAGCAAGGGTCGTGGCGAGTAA
- a CDS encoding synovial apoptosis inhibitor 1, synoviolin yields MKFALYAVASTAVAFYMVYESLLERPNIYSVGVQLIQGPYLVVIGNWFLVMGITLGKLLQVLLFGELRIIEMEHIYERSWFAVTNMLMTIGVFRKENNLLLGALVCGLLFMKCFHWVLEDRLEMLIQQKRSIFRTLVNRNTLVLCLFLVLDDKIVKSCINRSFIHSADVFLIFGLDFLVIYLNVLDATLKFVLNVAEMAYLNRYPDEDAWESKIWLSKIGSFILSIIKSAAVLVLFVGLIYADRLPVNFAGDMYTSFTSLAKQFGDLMYMIKATRDLNNNIMNANEDDLRKEDICIICRDEMEIVSDKNSRSAPKRLNCGHVLHHGCLKSWLGRSHVCPTCRRDVFQNKSQPNPKTTINIPQNAFIPPDWTILPVTRAGDANYTIQLNDTTFAQLRTRT; encoded by the coding sequence ATGAAATTTGCTTTGTACGCCGTTGCCAGCACTGCCGTCGCCTTCTACATGGTGTACGAGTCGCTGCTTGAAAGACCCAACATTTATTCCGTCGGAGTCCAGCTTATCCAGGGCCCGTACCTGGTGGTGATCGGGAACTGGTTTCTGGTGATGGGCATCACCTTAGGCAAATTGCTACaggtgctgctgtttggcgaGCTGCGAATAATCGAAATGGAGCACATCTACGAGCGCTCGTGGTTTGCAGTCACCAATATGCTCATGACAATTGGTGTGTTCCGCAAAGAAAACAACCTGTTGCTCGGAGCACTCGTTTGTGGTTTGTTGTTCATGAAATGTTTCCATTGGGTCTTAGAGGATAGGCTGGAGATGCTTATCCAGCAGAAACGCTCGATTTTCAGGACCTTGGTCAACAGAAACACCCTTGTGCTGTGTCTTTTCCTGGTGCTCGACGACAAAATAGTGAAATCATGCATCAACAGATCGTTTATCCACTCGGCAGACGTGTTCCTAATATTTGGCCTGGATTTCCTGGTCATCTACCTCAACGTGCTTGATGCCACGCTCAAATTCGTTCTCAACGTTGCAGAAATGGCTTATCTCAACAGGTATCCCGACGAAGACGCTTGGGAGTCCAAGATCTGGCTGTCAAAAATCGGCTCCTTCATCCTGAGTATCATCAAGAGCGCGGCGGTCTTGGTGTTGTTTGTCGGGCTCATATACGCGGACCGTCTTCCGGTGAATTTCGCTGGAGACATGTACACCTCCTTCACCAGCCTGGCCAAACAGTTTGGCGATCTGATGTACATGATCAAGGCGACAAGAGACTTGAACAACAACATCATGAACgccaacgaggacgacctGCGCAAGGAAGACATTTGCATCATTTGCCGTGACGAGATGGAGATCGTCAGCGATAAGAACTCGCGGTCCGCGCCAAAGAGACTCAATTGCGGCCATGTTCTACACCACGGGTGTCTCAAGAGCTGGCTTGGACGATCACATGTGTGTCCGACCTGCCGCAGAGACGTTTTCCAGAATAAATCGCAACCAAACCCGAAGACCACTATTAATATACCTCAGAACGCGTTTATTCCTCCCGACTGGACAATTCTACCCGTCACGCGCGCTGGAGACGCGAACTATACCATCCAGCTGAACGATACTACTTTTGCACAGCTCCGAACACGTACATAG
- a CDS encoding OPA3-like protein — MSSVALKLTTLLVRQIAKPIANTLKHEAKNHKGFKVVCVRVAQYFHFLDERLKSSLLRSKARPVRPLNEAKAIQNGAEILSETFIFSVAAGALLYESNRQRVKENNRKDAMEEDVRRLEEEISELREVVKKMGGGKLVAEIELQNNNPEIVVAVPKGNPANLVGEIKREKQILREEELHRQREVEKEKGAIDKKSDHK; from the coding sequence ATGAGCTCTGTTGCACTGAAACTGACCACGTTGCTGGTGCGGCAGATCGCCAAGCCCATCGCCAACACGCTGAAGCACGAAGCAAAGAACCACAAGGGGTTCAAGGTGGTCTGTGTGCGTGTTGCACAGTATTTCCATTTTCTCGACGAAAGACTGAAATCATCGCTTTTGCGCAGTAAAGCTCGCCCGGTTCGTCCGCTCAACGAGGCAAAAGCCATCCAGAATGGAGCAGAAATCTTATCAGAAACGTTTATATTCAGCGTTGCTGCAGGAGCACTTCTCTACGAATCAAATAGACAACGAGTTAAAGAGAATAATAGAAAGGACGCAATGGAGGAGGACGTTAGACGAttggaggaagagatcTCGGAGCTGAGAgaggtggtgaaaaagATGGGTGGCGGAAAGCTTGTGGCAGAAATTGAACTGCAGAACAACAATCCAGAGATTGTCGTCGCTGTGCCCAAAGGCAACCCGGCCAACTTGGTGGGGGAAATTAAGAGAGAGAAACAGATTCTAAGAGAGGAAGAACTGCACCGGCAACGGGAGGTAGAGAAGGAAAAGGGAGCGATAGATAAGAAATCCGATCATAAGTGA